A region of Streptomyces deccanensis DNA encodes the following proteins:
- a CDS encoding alpha-N-acetylglucosaminidase C-terminal domain-containing protein — MTRADGWSKAPDGLFGARPSLGANKAAAWGPEANRHDTAAFDLALTESHQVAPALRDNSACCYDLADAARQVLSNQYWPGTPVRTGCSSRSGWPVPSPHQCFCA; from the coding sequence ATGACCCGCGCCGACGGCTGGAGCAAGGCACCCGACGGGCTGTTCGGGGCCCGTCCGAGCCTGGGCGCGAACAAGGCGGCGGCCTGGGGACCGGAGGCGAACCGCCACGACACCGCCGCCTTCGACCTGGCCCTGACCGAGTCCCATCAGGTGGCGCCCGCACTGCGCGACAACTCGGCGTGCTGCTACGACCTGGCCGATGCCGCCCGGCAGGTGCTGTCCAACCAGTACTGGCCTGGGACTCCGGTCAGGACCGGATGTTCGAGTCGATCAGGCTGGCCGGTTCCTTCGCCGCACCAGTGTTTTTGCGCCTGA
- a CDS encoding SDR family NAD(P)-dependent oxidoreductase has translation MSRILITGSTDGLGYATAEALQSAGHDVVVHARTPERARALHLLVGRGAGLVVADFTDRDAVRHIAAELNDTPPLDAVVHNAGVWSGPAVMPVNIVAPYLLTALVRGPRRLVYLSSGSHFDGRPSADGVDWRGTKPGSYADSKLFVTTLTAAVARLYPDVLSNAVDPGWVPTKMGGPGAPDDLQLGHQTQQWLASSEDLQALTTGGYWYHRERQQPHPAVHDEAFQDRLLQALAEETGTALDVW, from the coding sequence ATGAGCCGGATCCTCATCACCGGTTCCACGGACGGCCTCGGATACGCCACCGCCGAGGCGCTGCAGTCCGCCGGGCACGACGTCGTGGTCCACGCCCGCACCCCTGAGCGGGCCAGAGCCCTCCACCTGCTCGTCGGCCGCGGAGCGGGTCTCGTCGTAGCCGACTTCACCGACCGTGACGCCGTACGGCACATTGCCGCCGAACTGAACGACACCCCGCCGCTCGACGCGGTCGTTCACAACGCCGGTGTCTGGAGCGGGCCTGCGGTCATGCCGGTCAACATCGTCGCCCCGTACCTGCTCACCGCGCTCGTGCGCGGGCCGCGCCGCCTGGTGTACCTGAGCAGCGGCTCGCACTTCGACGGCCGCCCCTCAGCGGACGGCGTGGACTGGCGCGGCACGAAGCCCGGGTCATACGCGGACAGCAAGCTGTTCGTCACCACGCTCACAGCCGCAGTGGCCCGCCTGTACCCCGACGTGCTGAGCAACGCCGTGGACCCGGGCTGGGTGCCCACGAAGATGGGGGGACCCGGCGCACCCGACGATCTTCAGCTCGGTCACCAGACACAGCAGTGGCTGGCCTCCAGCGAAGATCTCCAGGCGCTCACGACCGGGGGCTACTGGTACCACCGCGAGCGGCAGCAGCCTCACCCCGCCGTACACGATGAGGCGTTCCAGGACCGGCTTCTGCAGGCGCTGGCCGAGGAGACAGGCACTGCCCTCGACGTGTGGTAG
- a CDS encoding dihydrofolate reductase family protein, with amino-acid sequence MSELLVDFITSLDGCASGEGWPGFWGLEGPEYLAWLGEQPEVTYLMGANTYRLMSGFAAGEVPKGQDEFRPEEEASVDELTQASKVVFSSSLEEPLTWANSTLVRDDAVEAVRAMKSSGSGLLSTIGSLSLSRSLLRAGLVDRFRVVMFPVITGATGEERIYDGYPDVALEMIEHRTFDGRIQLVEYKPRVLEHPLLAVPA; translated from the coding sequence ATGTCGGAGCTTCTCGTCGACTTCATCACCTCCCTCGACGGCTGCGCATCGGGCGAGGGATGGCCCGGTTTCTGGGGCCTCGAGGGCCCGGAGTACCTCGCGTGGCTCGGCGAGCAGCCCGAGGTCACCTATCTGATGGGAGCGAACACCTACCGCCTGATGTCGGGTTTCGCCGCGGGCGAGGTCCCGAAGGGCCAGGACGAGTTCCGGCCCGAGGAAGAGGCGTCCGTCGACGAGCTCACGCAAGCGTCCAAGGTGGTGTTCTCCTCTTCACTCGAGGAGCCACTGACGTGGGCAAACTCCACGCTCGTCCGCGACGACGCCGTCGAGGCGGTCCGCGCCATGAAGTCGAGTGGCTCGGGGCTCCTCAGCACGATCGGCAGCCTCAGCCTGAGCCGGTCCCTGCTACGAGCCGGACTCGTCGACCGGTTCCGGGTCGTGATGTTCCCGGTGATCACGGGGGCCACGGGCGAGGAACGCATCTACGACGGCTATCCGGACGTTGCCCTCGAGATGATCGAGCACCGCACCTTTGACGGCCGCATCCAGTTGGTCGAGTACAAGCCCCGCGTGCTCGAGCACCCGCTGCTCGCCGTCCCTGCGTGA
- a CDS encoding DUF2461 family protein gives MRGQFTGWPEQAMDVLWQLQGEPTHATRERYRVDRERLVRQPMIALLNEVADTDPRYEDFSVWHYRTDSWWWQHQGAVIRLGRKIEIGLRFDLDGLRIQGAWWYPDPGQVEMFRMAVASEGSGRELSAIVEDVRKKGYDISGDVMKRPPRGYPGDHSRANLLRHRSLIAARSLGCEEWLHTPEVVDRVLSAAADLDALLMWLVRHVKRAT, from the coding sequence ATGCGCGGACAGTTCACCGGCTGGCCGGAGCAGGCCATGGACGTCTTGTGGCAGCTCCAGGGCGAACCGACCCACGCGACCCGCGAGCGCTACCGCGTGGACCGCGAACGCCTGGTCCGGCAGCCGATGATCGCCCTGCTCAACGAGGTCGCGGACACCGACCCCCGGTACGAGGACTTCTCCGTCTGGCACTACCGCACCGACTCCTGGTGGTGGCAGCACCAGGGAGCGGTGATCCGGCTCGGCCGCAAGATCGAGATCGGTCTCCGGTTCGATCTGGACGGCCTGCGGATCCAGGGCGCCTGGTGGTATCCCGATCCCGGCCAGGTGGAGATGTTCCGCATGGCCGTGGCCTCCGAGGGGAGCGGCCGCGAACTGTCCGCCATCGTCGAGGACGTGCGGAAGAAGGGCTACGACATCTCCGGGGACGTGATGAAACGCCCCCCGCGCGGCTATCCGGGGGACCACTCCCGTGCAAACCTGCTGCGCCACCGTTCGCTGATCGCCGCCCGTTCCCTCGGCTGCGAGGAGTGGCTGCACACCCCCGAAGTGGTCGACCGGGTCCTCTCGGCCGCCGCCGACCTGGACGCCCTGCTGATGTGGCTGGTCCGCCACGTGAAGCGCGCCACCTGA
- a CDS encoding magnesium and cobalt transport protein CorA: MADRRARPAPKDAGPDSKGNRKPVWRRALPPPSTPPAGPTPPKPTARDTAERAASVVEAALYQDGVRVSSPDTLAETYRELREAPSGMAWIGLARPTEGELLSLAAEFDLHPLAVEDAMEAHQRPKLERYGDTLFVVLRAARYLDAQEEVDFGELHVFVGPDFVITVRHGAAPDLSAVRRRMEETPELLKLGPEAVLYAILDAVVDGYAPVVAGVQNDVDEIETEVFRGDPEVSRRIYELSREMVEFQRATRPLVGMLHGLMAGFTKYETDEELQRYLRDVADHVTHTSERVDGFRQALTEILTVNATLVTQQQNAEMRALAEAGFEQNEEIKKISSWAAILFAPTLVGTIYGMNFRHMPELGWSFGYPFAICLMGVVCVSLYVIFKRRDWL; encoded by the coding sequence ATGGCCGATCGACGCGCCCGCCCGGCCCCGAAGGACGCCGGCCCCGACTCGAAGGGCAACCGAAAGCCCGTCTGGCGCCGCGCGCTGCCCCCTCCGTCGACACCGCCCGCCGGACCCACACCGCCGAAGCCGACGGCTCGGGACACCGCCGAGCGGGCGGCCAGCGTCGTCGAGGCGGCCCTGTACCAGGACGGCGTACGCGTCTCCTCCCCCGACACGCTGGCGGAGACCTACCGTGAGCTGCGGGAGGCGCCGTCCGGGATGGCGTGGATCGGGCTGGCCCGGCCGACGGAGGGTGAACTCCTGTCCCTGGCAGCCGAGTTCGACCTCCATCCCCTCGCCGTCGAGGACGCGATGGAGGCGCATCAGCGCCCCAAGCTGGAGCGCTACGGCGACACGCTCTTCGTCGTGCTGCGCGCCGCGCGCTACCTCGACGCGCAGGAGGAGGTCGACTTCGGCGAGCTGCACGTCTTCGTGGGGCCGGACTTCGTCATCACGGTCCGGCACGGGGCGGCGCCCGATCTCTCGGCCGTGCGCCGCCGGATGGAGGAGACCCCGGAACTGCTGAAGCTGGGGCCCGAGGCGGTCCTCTACGCCATTCTCGACGCGGTGGTCGACGGGTACGCGCCCGTCGTGGCCGGTGTGCAGAACGACGTCGACGAGATCGAGACGGAGGTCTTCCGCGGCGACCCGGAGGTCTCCCGCCGCATCTACGAACTCTCGCGCGAGATGGTCGAGTTCCAGCGGGCCACGCGGCCGCTCGTCGGCATGCTGCACGGCCTGATGGCCGGCTTCACCAAGTACGAGACGGACGAGGAACTCCAGCGCTACCTCCGCGACGTCGCCGACCACGTCACCCACACCAGCGAACGCGTCGACGGTTTCCGCCAGGCCCTCACCGAGATCCTCACGGTCAACGCCACCCTCGTCACCCAACAACAGAACGCGGAGATGCGCGCTCTGGCGGAAGCGGGCTTCGAACAGAACGAGGAGATCAAGAAGATCTCCTCCTGGGCGGCGATCCTGTTCGCGCCGACGCTGGTCGGGACGATCTACGGGATGAACTTCAGGCACATGCCGGAGTTGGGCTGGAGCTTCGGATACCCCTTTGCGATCTGCCTGATGGGGGTGGTTTGCGTCAGTCTGTACGTGATTTTCAAGCGGCGAGACTGGCTCTGA
- a CDS encoding DUF7691 family protein, giving the protein MSRIISYDTATYADVLAFLGAGGNLTPDQRRILGSIRERPQQSQISLDHQGIDWGLSIPDALDHLVAGHASSDAEYAAGAYRAVLDTIFFAING; this is encoded by the coding sequence ATGAGCCGGATCATCTCGTACGACACCGCCACGTACGCCGACGTCCTGGCCTTCCTCGGAGCGGGCGGGAACCTCACCCCCGACCAGCGACGGATCCTCGGCTCGATACGCGAGAGGCCACAGCAGAGCCAGATCTCCCTCGACCATCAGGGCATCGACTGGGGCCTGTCCATCCCTGACGCGCTGGACCACCTCGTGGCCGGTCACGCGAGTTCGGACGCCGAGTACGCGGCGGGCGCCTACCGGGCCGTGCTGGACACGATCTTCTTCGCCATCAACGGCTGA
- a CDS encoding PhzF family phenazine biosynthesis protein: MTTNAPRPEVLRYTAFSSTPDGGNPAGVVLDATALDDSDMLAIAADLGYSESAFLTAPPEGLGGQAGRAYSIRYFSPKAEVPFCGHATVATAVALAEQMGPGELVFATRAGTVPVEVTEEGGTVRATLTSVEPHIEEIADADLAEALAALDWPAADLDPAFPARIAFAGARHLVLGAATRARLADLAYDFSRLEALMHRLELTTVQLVWRESATVFHVRDPFPVGGVVEDPATGAAAAAFGAYARELGLVPEDAVLTLRQGEDLGRPGVLTVTLRAGDPRVRVGGTGTRIG, from the coding sequence ATGACGACGAATGCGCCGCGGCCCGAGGTCCTGCGATACACCGCTTTCTCCAGCACCCCCGACGGCGGGAACCCCGCCGGTGTCGTCCTGGACGCCACCGCCCTGGACGACAGCGACATGCTGGCCATCGCCGCCGACCTCGGATACTCGGAGTCGGCGTTCCTGACCGCGCCGCCGGAGGGTCTCGGCGGTCAGGCGGGACGGGCGTACAGCATCCGTTACTTCAGCCCCAAGGCCGAGGTGCCGTTCTGCGGACACGCCACCGTCGCGACCGCCGTCGCGCTCGCCGAGCAAATGGGCCCCGGGGAACTGGTGTTCGCCACGCGCGCCGGCACCGTACCGGTGGAGGTGACCGAGGAGGGCGGGACGGTCAGGGCCACCCTCACCAGTGTCGAGCCGCACATCGAGGAGATCGCCGACGCCGACCTCGCGGAGGCGCTCGCCGCGCTCGACTGGCCGGCCGCGGACCTCGACCCCGCCTTCCCGGCCCGTATCGCGTTCGCCGGTGCCCGTCACCTCGTGCTCGGGGCGGCGACCCGCGCGCGGCTCGCGGATCTGGCGTACGACTTCTCCCGTCTCGAAGCCCTGATGCACCGCTTGGAACTGACCACCGTCCAGTTGGTATGGCGGGAGTCGGCCACCGTCTTCCATGTCCGTGACCCGTTCCCCGTAGGCGGCGTCGTCGAGGATCCCGCAACCGGCGCCGCTGCCGCCGCGTTCGGTGCGTACGCCCGTGAACTCGGCCTGGTCCCCGAGGACGCCGTCCTCACCCTGCGTCAGGGCGAGGACCTGGGCCGACCCGGCGTGCTCACGGTGACGCTGCGCGCGGGCGACCCGCGAGTCCGCGTCGGCGGCACGGGAACGCGCATCGGCTGA
- a CDS encoding winged helix DNA-binding domain-containing protein codes for MTNKASRTAAPLLGTRALNRATLARQLLLDRVEMTAHDAVEHLLGLQAQNVQPPYYALAARLDGFVPEWLSALMAERRVVRIVSMRSTIHTHTAEDCLTLRPLVQPARERELNLFRKGLVGVDLDRLEAISRELVETEPRTLKQLREALAVEWPDADPFALGLAARCRLPLVQVTPRGLWGRSGQVALTTAEHWLGRPAEEAPPAEAVVRRYLAAFGPASVKDMQAWAGLTRLREAFERLRPELVTFRDERGTELFDLPDAPRPDPETPAPPRLLPEFDNLLLSHADRSRVVPPDLKGRSWQGNQAYRTFLVDGFLAGIWKLDADSVTLEPFGSLTARQRTELVEEAGRLLGTLHDGRSYKIRFGTVAATGR; via the coding sequence ATGACGAACAAGGCCTCCCGGACCGCCGCCCCCCTGCTCGGCACTCGCGCTCTCAACCGTGCGACCCTGGCCCGTCAACTCCTCCTGGACCGGGTGGAGATGACCGCCCACGACGCCGTCGAGCATCTCCTCGGCCTCCAGGCGCAGAACGTCCAGCCGCCCTACTACGCGCTCGCGGCCCGGCTGGACGGGTTCGTGCCCGAGTGGCTGTCGGCGTTGATGGCCGAGCGGCGGGTCGTCCGTATCGTCAGCATGCGGTCCACGATCCACACGCACACCGCCGAGGACTGCCTCACCCTGCGGCCGTTGGTGCAGCCGGCCCGGGAGCGGGAGCTGAACCTGTTCCGCAAGGGGCTGGTCGGCGTCGATCTCGACCGGCTGGAGGCCATCTCCCGCGAACTCGTGGAGACCGAGCCCCGCACGCTGAAGCAGTTGCGTGAGGCGCTGGCCGTGGAGTGGCCCGACGCCGACCCGTTCGCCCTCGGTCTCGCCGCGCGCTGTCGGCTGCCGCTGGTCCAGGTCACCCCGCGTGGCCTGTGGGGGAGGAGCGGCCAGGTCGCCCTGACCACCGCCGAGCACTGGCTCGGCCGGCCCGCCGAGGAGGCCCCGCCGGCCGAGGCCGTCGTCCGGCGCTATCTCGCCGCCTTCGGGCCCGCCTCCGTGAAGGACATGCAGGCCTGGGCCGGACTGACGCGGCTGCGCGAGGCGTTCGAGCGGCTGCGCCCGGAGCTGGTCACCTTCCGGGACGAGCGCGGCACCGAACTCTTCGACCTCCCCGACGCGCCCCGCCCGGACCCGGAGACCCCGGCGCCGCCCCGGCTGCTCCCCGAGTTCGACAATCTGCTGCTCTCGCACGCCGACCGTTCCCGGGTGGTCCCGCCCGACCTCAAGGGCCGTTCCTGGCAGGGGAACCAGGCCTACCGCACGTTCCTCGTCGACGGGTTCCTGGCCGGCATCTGGAAGCTCGACGCCGACTCCGTGACCCTCGAACCCTTCGGGTCCCTCACCGCTCGGCAGCGGACGGAGCTGGTGGAGGAAGCGGGCCGCCTGCTCGGCACCCTGCACGACGGCCGCTCGTACAAGATCCGCTTCGGCACGGTGGCGGCCACCGGCCGGTGA
- a CDS encoding S1 family peptidase: MFGFNRAKKTLVAAAATAAASAAALLAAPGAVAAPQPIVGGTTTTASAYPYVMQITNASQSQFCGGTLVSPTKVITAAHCVEGRTTSSTRVVGGRTYRNGTNGTVSQVSRIWIHPNYSSAETGSDVAVLTLSTSMPYTTLPYVTSSQTGVYAAGTTARILGWGTTSSGGSSSNQLRTATVPIVANSVCGSSSSYGSEFIASDMVCAGNASGGVDTCQGDSGGPLVIGGVLAGITSWGYGCADAQYPGIYTRLTTFSSAVAAQVNS; encoded by the coding sequence ATGTTCGGGTTCAACCGCGCCAAGAAGACGCTCGTCGCCGCCGCCGCGACCGCCGCCGCCTCCGCGGCCGCTCTTCTGGCCGCCCCCGGCGCCGTCGCCGCTCCCCAGCCCATCGTGGGTGGCACCACCACCACCGCGAGCGCGTACCCGTACGTCATGCAGATCACCAACGCCTCGCAGAGCCAGTTCTGTGGCGGCACCCTGGTCTCCCCCACGAAGGTGATCACCGCGGCCCACTGTGTCGAGGGCAGAACGACCTCCAGCACCCGCGTGGTCGGCGGCCGCACCTACCGCAACGGCACCAACGGTACGGTCAGCCAGGTCAGCCGCATCTGGATCCACCCGAACTACTCGTCCGCCGAGACCGGCTCCGACGTGGCCGTGCTGACGCTGTCGACGTCGATGCCGTACACCACGCTCCCCTACGTCACGTCGTCGCAGACCGGCGTCTACGCGGCCGGCACCACCGCCCGCATCCTCGGCTGGGGCACGACGTCCTCGGGCGGCTCCTCCTCCAACCAGCTGCGCACCGCGACCGTGCCGATCGTCGCCAACTCGGTCTGCGGCAGCTCCAGCTCCTACGGCTCCGAGTTCATCGCGAGCGACATGGTGTGCGCCGGCAACGCGTCCGGCGGCGTGGACACCTGCCAGGGCGACAGCGGCGGTCCCCTGGTCATCGGGGGCGTCCTGGCAGGCATCACCTCCTGGGGTTACGGCTGCGCGGACGCGCAGTACCCCGGTATCTACACCCGGCTGACGACCTTCTCCAGCGCGGTCGCCGCGCAGGTCAACTCCTGA
- a CDS encoding helix-turn-helix transcriptional regulator, protein MRREFKEPGRPRPDLVIGREELFAGAREQLSRGGSVLVHGSAGIGKSTVLRALAAEYDESARTVLRCSATESESHLPFLALTDLLGLVMDEVSDQLPAPQRTALESALTGRGESTLQRDGLALRLAVLSTLRALAAKGPVLIVADDLQWLDPASVELLGFAARRLGEMPVRMLCAVRTSTDPHGHEQDRYLRASPPDTLALRVAPLSRTHVAELLENRGYTGLPRSTVRDIHRTSGGNPLFALELGRALADSSTPPRPGEPLPVPTSLRTLVLNRLDMLSAEARRTLLVASAGARPTVALLRAAGRDNAEAETAQAVELGLLAPEREGPGVRFAHPLVSAALYAEATAQERRAAHAALSTAAIDPIERARHLALSTQGTDPQVAARLGEAAAVARDRGAPSVAAELGLLSARHTPADAKPGPDERRLQAAEDAITAGENDLGRDIAREVLSRATEPAERVRAWMVVIDAAGQSLAEVDAVYPQVLADAGDDPRLLGLVRYQLAWRALVLEGDFAQSREEAARAAELAGRAEDRRTELLALAFQAQTEMLMGHPDAPMTIKRALKEPQDPLLACHHNGAGATRFRWLLMSDQLGEARATITSLLREVRRRGMVESEVHYVRFLAETELRSGHCGRALDLAREGYVLARDSGIGEGASAMLTSLAEAAGGDVERARALAREAADRAEQDGDLMYLSRALGALGHAQLVAGDAPGTVQSLRRVRELEDGLGINDPARGRWHGDLAEALVRVGELAEAQDVIDVTRQQALRLGRESVLAVLDRAEALVRAARGEQDAAVRQLTSAQDRLAKLGYGLEEARAAYALAGLRAVPQGLAARPGTPAPGAYDEASRLFRRCRALPWLRQVEEVSVAPAPPPQPAIAPSALDALAVLAATERQVAELVMEGATNREIAGRLYISVKTVEATLTRVYRKLGIRSRVDIVRLAAGHRTN, encoded by the coding sequence GTGCGACGGGAGTTCAAGGAGCCTGGGAGACCCCGCCCCGACCTGGTGATCGGCAGGGAGGAGCTGTTCGCCGGCGCGCGCGAACAGCTTTCGCGCGGCGGCAGCGTGCTGGTGCACGGCTCCGCGGGCATCGGAAAATCGACCGTCCTGCGCGCCCTGGCCGCCGAATACGACGAATCGGCACGGACGGTGCTGCGCTGCTCGGCCACCGAGTCCGAGTCCCATCTGCCGTTCCTCGCCCTGACCGACCTGCTCGGGCTGGTCATGGACGAGGTGTCCGACCAGCTGCCGGCGCCGCAGCGCACCGCGCTGGAGTCCGCGCTCACCGGCCGTGGCGAGTCCACGCTCCAGCGTGACGGGCTGGCCCTGCGGCTGGCCGTGCTGTCGACGCTGCGCGCGCTGGCCGCCAAGGGCCCGGTGCTGATCGTCGCCGACGATCTGCAGTGGCTGGATCCGGCCAGTGTGGAGCTGCTCGGGTTCGCCGCGCGGCGGCTCGGCGAGATGCCGGTGCGCATGCTGTGCGCCGTACGCACCTCGACGGACCCCCACGGTCACGAGCAGGACAGGTATCTACGCGCGTCCCCGCCCGACACCCTCGCCCTCCGGGTCGCCCCGCTGTCCCGTACGCACGTCGCCGAGCTGCTGGAGAACCGCGGCTACACCGGTCTGCCGCGCTCGACCGTGCGGGACATCCACCGCACCAGCGGCGGCAACCCGCTGTTCGCGCTGGAGCTGGGCCGCGCCCTCGCCGACAGCTCGACCCCGCCGCGTCCGGGCGAGCCGCTGCCCGTGCCGACGTCGCTGCGGACCCTGGTCCTGAACCGGCTGGACATGCTCTCCGCCGAGGCCCGCCGCACCCTGCTGGTCGCCAGCGCCGGTGCCCGGCCCACGGTGGCACTGCTGCGCGCCGCAGGGCGGGACAACGCCGAGGCCGAGACCGCGCAAGCCGTCGAGCTGGGACTGCTCGCGCCGGAGCGGGAGGGGCCCGGTGTGCGGTTCGCACACCCCCTGGTCTCGGCCGCGCTGTACGCCGAGGCCACCGCGCAGGAGCGGCGGGCCGCCCACGCTGCGCTGTCCACCGCCGCCATCGACCCCATCGAGCGCGCCCGGCACCTCGCGCTGTCCACCCAGGGCACCGATCCGCAGGTCGCCGCGCGGCTCGGCGAGGCCGCGGCCGTCGCCCGGGACCGGGGCGCACCGTCGGTCGCCGCCGAGCTGGGGCTGCTCTCGGCCCGGCACACCCCGGCGGACGCGAAACCCGGCCCGGACGAGCGGCGGCTGCAGGCGGCGGAGGACGCGATCACCGCCGGGGAGAACGACCTCGGCCGCGACATCGCCCGTGAAGTGCTGAGCCGGGCAACCGAGCCCGCCGAACGGGTCCGGGCCTGGATGGTGGTGATCGACGCGGCCGGGCAGTCCCTCGCCGAGGTCGACGCCGTCTATCCGCAGGTCCTCGCCGACGCGGGCGACGACCCTCGGCTGCTCGGGCTGGTCCGCTACCAGCTGGCCTGGCGGGCGCTGGTCCTGGAGGGCGACTTCGCGCAGAGCCGGGAGGAGGCCGCGCGCGCCGCCGAGCTGGCCGGACGCGCCGAGGACCGGCGCACCGAGCTGCTCGCGCTCGCCTTCCAGGCGCAGACCGAGATGCTGATGGGCCACCCGGACGCGCCCATGACGATCAAACGGGCGCTGAAGGAGCCGCAGGACCCGCTGCTCGCGTGCCACCACAACGGGGCGGGCGCGACCCGCTTCCGCTGGCTGCTGATGAGCGACCAGCTCGGCGAGGCCCGCGCCACGATCACCTCGCTGCTGCGGGAGGTCCGCCGGCGCGGCATGGTCGAGAGCGAGGTGCACTACGTGCGCTTCCTCGCCGAGACCGAGCTGCGCTCCGGGCACTGCGGCCGGGCCCTCGACCTCGCCCGCGAGGGCTATGTCCTGGCCCGGGACTCCGGCATCGGCGAGGGCGCGTCCGCCATGCTCACCTCCCTCGCGGAGGCCGCGGGCGGCGACGTGGAGCGGGCCCGGGCTCTCGCCCGCGAGGCCGCCGACCGCGCGGAGCAGGACGGCGACCTCATGTACCTCTCCCGCGCCCTGGGCGCCCTCGGGCACGCCCAGTTGGTGGCCGGGGACGCGCCGGGGACGGTCCAGTCCCTGCGTCGCGTACGGGAGTTGGAGGACGGGCTCGGGATCAACGACCCGGCGCGCGGCCGCTGGCACGGCGACCTCGCCGAAGCCCTGGTGCGGGTGGGCGAGTTGGCGGAGGCGCAGGACGTCATCGACGTCACCCGGCAGCAGGCGTTGCGGCTCGGCCGGGAGAGCGTGCTCGCCGTCCTCGACCGCGCCGAGGCCCTGGTGCGTGCGGCACGGGGCGAACAGGACGCCGCGGTACGGCAGTTGACGTCGGCTCAGGACCGGCTCGCCAAGCTGGGCTACGGCCTGGAGGAGGCGCGGGCCGCGTACGCCCTGGCGGGGCTGCGCGCCGTCCCGCAGGGCCTCGCCGCGCGGCCCGGGACACCCGCGCCGGGCGCGTACGACGAGGCGTCCCGGCTGTTCCGCCGGTGTCGCGCCCTGCCGTGGCTGCGCCAGGTGGAGGAGGTCTCCGTCGCTCCGGCGCCCCCGCCGCAGCCCGCGATCGCCCCGTCGGCGCTGGACGCCCTCGCCGTGCTCGCGGCGACGGAACGCCAGGTCGCGGAGCTGGTCATGGAGGGCGCGACCAACCGGGAGATCGCCGGCCGGCTGTACATCAGCGTGAAGACGGTCGAGGCGACGCTCACGCGCGTCTACCGGAAGCTGGGTATCCGGTCGCGTGTGGACATCGTGCGTCTGGCGGCGGGACACCGTACGAACTGA
- a CDS encoding helix-turn-helix transcriptional regulator — protein sequence MALDPSDSVGTALSGRADLRAALHRLRQATGLPLAFAGLVEPGPGQLRISELQGTRTSSLQGLAVHSGNGLGGKAVALARPCGVTDYSASRRISHEYDAAVAAEGIRSVLAVPVVVRRQVRGVLYGALRTAQPLGDRTVSAALDAARDLKQSLVVRDEARGLLAATAPPEGDSPGAWEEVREAHGALRALAPRVDDPELRAELLRVCGRLVGVAGGENTGTEGAPRITLTPRETDVLACVATGATNAVAAERLGLRPETVKAYLRSAMRKLGAHTRWEGVVAARRAGLLP from the coding sequence GTGGCACTGGATCCCTCGGATTCCGTCGGGACGGCCCTGTCGGGCCGGGCGGACCTGCGCGCCGCGCTGCACCGGCTGCGGCAGGCCACCGGGCTGCCGCTGGCCTTCGCGGGGCTGGTCGAGCCCGGGCCCGGGCAACTGCGCATCAGTGAACTCCAGGGCACCCGGACCAGCTCGCTCCAAGGTCTCGCCGTGCACTCCGGGAACGGCCTCGGCGGCAAGGCGGTGGCCCTGGCCCGCCCCTGCGGGGTGACCGACTACTCCGCGTCGCGCCGTATCAGCCACGAGTACGACGCCGCGGTCGCCGCCGAGGGCATCCGCTCCGTCCTCGCGGTCCCCGTCGTCGTACGGCGTCAGGTGCGCGGGGTCCTGTACGGCGCCCTGCGCACGGCCCAGCCGCTGGGCGACCGCACGGTCTCCGCCGCGCTGGACGCGGCACGGGACCTGAAGCAGTCCCTGGTGGTCCGGGACGAGGCGCGCGGCCTGCTGGCCGCGACCGCGCCGCCCGAGGGTGACTCGCCCGGGGCGTGGGAGGAGGTCCGGGAAGCGCACGGCGCGCTGCGCGCGCTCGCCCCCCGCGTCGACGATCCGGAGCTGCGGGCGGAGCTGCTGCGGGTGTGCGGGCGGCTCGTCGGCGTGGCGGGCGGGGAGAACACCGGGACGGAGGGGGCGCCCCGGATCACGCTCACTCCGCGTGAGACGGATGTACTGGCCTGTGTCGCGACGGGTGCGACCAACGCGGTCGCCGCGGAGCGGCTGGGGCTGCGGCCCGAGACGGTGAAGGCGTATCTGCGGTCGGCCATGCGGAAGCTCGGCGCGCATACGCGGTGGGAGGGGGTGGTGGCTGCTCGGCGGGCCGGACTGTTGCCGTAG